In one Lolium rigidum isolate FL_2022 chromosome 3, APGP_CSIRO_Lrig_0.1, whole genome shotgun sequence genomic region, the following are encoded:
- the LOC124703489 gene encoding probable inactive shikimate kinase like 1, chloroplastic, with product MATAMRAATAAFFSPSVSSSPNPRHHQHPLFSARRGRTHPRRRLRALPATELTLEELNPSVDLLRKTAEAVGDFRKTPIYIVGTDCNAKRNIAKLLANSIIYRYLCSEDLLEDVLGGKEALATFRETDEKGYLEVETEGLKQLTSMGSLVLCCGDGAVMNSTNLGLLRHGVSIWIDVPLELAVNDMLKSMGANAISDPDSFSKVMGKLRQRYDNLKERYANSDVTVSVQNVASQLGYGSIDSLSLEDMVIEIVRQIEKLVKAKAMMEAAGKPE from the exons ATGGCGACGGCGatgcgggcggcgacggcggccttcTTCTCgccctccgtctcctcctccccgAACCCCAGGCACCACCAGCATCCGCTCTTCTCCGCCAGGCGGGGCCGTACCCATCCCCGCCGTCGTCTTCGCGCCCTCCCAG CCACCGAATTGACCCTGGAGGAGCTCAACCCATCCGTCGACCTGCTC AGGAAGACCGCGGAGGCCGTCGGCGATTTCAGGAAGACGCCCATCTACATCGTCG GGACGGATTGCAATGCCAAGCGCAACATCGCCAAGCTCCTCGCCAACTCCATCATATACCGATACCTCTGCAGCGAGGACCTGCTCGAGGACGTCCTCGGCGGCAAGGAAGCCCTCGCCACCTTCCGGGAAACCGACGAGAAGGGCTACCTCGAAGTCGAG ACCGAAGGGCTGAAGCAGCTCACGTCCATGGGCAGCCTCGTGCTCTGCTGCGGCGACGGCGCTGTCATGAACTCCACCAACCT AGGGCTTCTGAGGCACGGGGTCTCCATCTGGATCGACGTTCCTCTCGAGCTAGCGGTGAACGATATGCTCAAGAGCATGGGGGCAAATGCTATTTCGGACccagattcattttccaag GTCATGGGGAAGCTCCGTCAGCGTTATGATAATCTGAAAGAGCGCTATGCAAATTCTGATGTTACTGTTTCAGTGCAAA ATGTGGCTTCTCAACTAGGCTACGGCAGCATCGACTCTTTGAGCTTAGAGGACATGGTCATTGAG attgTGAGGCAGATCGAGAAGCTGGTCAAAGCAAAGGCAATGATGGAAGCTGCTGGAAAGCCCGAATGA